A genomic stretch from Candidatus Flexicrinis proximus includes:
- a CDS encoding alpha/beta fold hydrolase — MPHLQANGTRIYYEVHGKEAATPLVFLHGLGSSGQDWELQVPVFAEDFRVVLIDMRGHGKSDKPAGPYTVSGFAADTISVLDHLQISSAHVVGLSMGGMIAFQMAVDYPSRIQRMVIANSGPALIPRTLKEHIAVWMRFAIVRTMGMKKMGETLAPRLFTDAEQERERQEFVSRWAENDRRSYLNAMRAIIGWSVEDRISTISAPTLVIASDQDYTPVSAKEAYIAKMSTARLQVIKNAHHAVAVERPDAFNAAVKAFLE; from the coding sequence ATGCCACATCTACAAGCGAACGGGACCCGGATCTACTACGAAGTTCATGGCAAGGAAGCGGCCACTCCGCTGGTATTCCTACACGGTCTGGGGTCCAGCGGCCAGGATTGGGAGCTGCAGGTGCCGGTATTCGCCGAAGACTTCCGGGTGGTGCTGATCGATATGCGCGGACACGGGAAGTCGGATAAGCCCGCAGGACCTTATACGGTATCCGGTTTCGCGGCGGATACGATTTCCGTACTGGATCACCTCCAGATCAGCTCGGCGCATGTGGTCGGGCTGTCGATGGGGGGCATGATCGCGTTTCAGATGGCGGTGGATTATCCCAGCCGCATCCAGCGCATGGTGATCGCAAACAGCGGCCCCGCGCTTATCCCGCGCACGCTCAAAGAGCATATCGCTGTGTGGATGCGTTTTGCCATTGTGCGGACGATGGGTATGAAGAAGATGGGCGAAACGCTGGCCCCGCGCCTGTTCACAGATGCGGAGCAGGAGCGAGAGCGGCAGGAGTTCGTCTCGCGGTGGGCGGAGAATGACCGCCGCTCCTATCTCAATGCGATGCGGGCGATCATCGGCTGGAGCGTCGAGGACCGGATTAGTACGATCAGTGCGCCGACGCTGGTGATCGCGTCGGACCAGGACTACACGCCCGTATCGGCAAAAGAGGCGTACATCGCGAAGATGTCAACGGCCAGGCTGCAGGTGATCAAGAACGCGCATCATGCGGTCGCAGTGGAGCGGCCGGATGCCTTCAACGCCGCCGTCAAGGCGTTTCTGGAATAG